DNA from bacterium:
TGGGGGGTGTCCACCACAGACGGCAAATTGCAGCGTTTTACCGATTTCGAAAATCGTCCGGTTTTCATCAGCCGTCGCATCTCCTGGTCGCCAGACGGCCGTTTCATCTATGCCGCCGTCAGTGAGGCAGAATCCGATATTGTGTTGTTTGATGGCCTGAAATTTTAGACTGGTTTTCGCCCGGAAACGAAATGCACGTTGCGTGTGTACTTAATTCCATCCGGAAATTGTTCCTGGAGACTAAAGAGCAGTTGGCCCAAAAACTCTTTCCATCCTTCCTCCGTTAGATTGTCCCGTACGATCGTCCCTTCGATGCTTCCAATTTTTGTTGCAATATACTCCTGAAGATCTACGGAGATGAGATAGTCTTTCGTCTCAACTTTCACATCAACGAAGCCTGCACTTTTGAATGCTTCTACTATGTGCTTGCTTTCCGAAAATAATTCATCCCAGGGAATAATGCGGTCAAATTCTTTTTGAACAGCTTCAGGATCCACATATTGCCGTATCGTACTTTTCCAGACTTCCGATACCTTTGTTGTTCCACTTCCCCATGCGGTTGCTCCCAGAATTCCTCCGGGCCGCAAGGCTCGAATGATTTGCACCAATGCAGCTGCATAATCCTGAATATGAGTGAGCACGAATCCAGCGGTAACGGCTTCAAAGACATCATCTACAAACGGCACGTCTGGTGCGCAGGCGACCGTTCTTATCCGAGCACTGCCTTGTTGTCGCTTTAGCATTTCTATCGAGCTATCAAGAGCAACCACTAATCCGGAAGGTCCAACGGCTTGCCAAGTGGCCGAAGCGACAGTTCCACTGCCTGAGCCAATATCCAGAATTCTTTCTCCCTTTGCAATCTTCAACCATTTCACCAGATCCTCCGCCGGGCGCTCGAATTGATGCCTGGCCGAAGCTTTCGCATAAAATTCGGCCATCTGCGAATCCAGGTACGGAGATTTCTTTTTCATCTTCTGGGAAGGTCGGCGTAAGTTTTCAACTGATGAAGAAAGCGTTGTGTGCCGGGACTAAGGTGCTTGTCACGAAGCGAAATAATATGAAATTCCCTGACAAACTCCGCATCATGGACGCGTAAAACATGAAGATCCTTGTGCTTCCGTTCCGATTGTATGCAAAGGGGGGATACGATCGAGATCCCGAGGCCGGCAGATACGGCTTGCTTGATCGCTTCCGTGCTGCCCAATTCCAGCGCGATATTTAACTTGATTCCTTTCCTCTTCAAAACATCTTCATAGGTTTGCCTCGTATTGGAACCTTCCTCCCGAATGATAAATGGATAACCCGCCAGATCTTTCGCTCGAATCGATTTTTTCTTGCTAAACACATGGTTTGCCGGCGTAATAACAACCAGCTCATCTTTTACAAAAGGCACAGCTTCCAGAGCAGGAAGCGTTGTTTTCTTTCCGATCACTCCAAGGCTCAAAGCGTTCTCACTCACCCATTGTTCAACCTGAGCGGTGTTGCCGATAAGCAAGTCCAGTTCAATACCAGGAAATTCCTTTTTGAACTGGCCCAGTATTTTGGGAAGCAGATATGCGCCGGGTGTGGTGCTTCCTCCGATTTTCAAAAAGCCTCGCCCCAGATCTTTCCATTCCTCTATTGCCTCCTTCATTTCCATTACGGATCCGAGCACAGCTCGAATCTTTTGTACAAGCAGATTCCCTGCTTCTGTTAGCTCGACGCCGCGTCCGATGCGATCCAGCAACGGAACTCCAAAGTACTCCTCCAGATTCTGGACGTGAAGAGACAGGACCGGCTGGCTGATATTTCTCAAACGTGCTGCAGCGGAAATGGAACCGCTTTCCGCTACTGCAAGGAACAAAGAAAGTTGATGTAGATCCATAGTTATTATGTATGTATATCATTTAAAGTATATATTAGGAATATATATGTTTCTATGCTATTTTGCGTTTTCATGCCCGAAGAAGTAAGACGCGTACGGCTGGGACTCCGTGAAAACCTGGGTCAGTTTTCTCTCCTGGTCCTCATCAATGCTTTTGTTGGAGCGATGGTGGGGCTCGAAAGAACCATTCTTCCTTTGCTTGCTGAACAAGAGTTTGGCCTGACTTCCAGGACAACAATCCTGTCCTTCATCGTTAGCTTTGGGATCACGAAAGCGCTTACGAATTTTTCTCCGGAATTCTATCCGACAGATACGGGCGCAAAGGCTTGTTGTTGCTCGGATGGCTCTTCGGCGTACCGGTTCCGTTTCTGGTCATGTTTGCGCCATCCTGGAACTGGATCGTGTTTGCAAACATTTTGTTGGGGATCAATCAGGGATTGTGCTGGTCCACAACAGTCGTGATGAAGA
Protein-coding regions in this window:
- a CDS encoding LysR family transcriptional regulator gives rise to the protein MDLHQLSLFLAVAESGSISAAARLRNISQPVLSLHVQNLEEYFGVPLLDRIGRGVELTEAGNLLVQKIRAVLGSVMEMKEAIEEWKDLGRGFLKIGGSTTPGAYLLPKILGQFKKEFPGIELDLLIGNTAQVEQWVSENALSLGVIGKKTTLPALEAVPFVKDELVVITPANHVFSKKKSIRAKDLAGYPFIIREEGSNTRQTYEDVLKRKGIKLNIALELGSTEAIKQAVSAGLGISIVSPLCIQSERKHKDLHVLRVHDAEFVREFHIISLRDKHLSPGTQRFLHQLKTYADLPRR
- a CDS encoding class I SAM-dependent methyltransferase, with protein sequence MKKKSPYLDSQMAEFYAKASARHQFERPAEDLVKWLKIAKGERILDIGSGSGTVASATWQAVGPSGLVVALDSSIEMLKRQQGSARIRTVACAPDVPFVDDVFEAVTAGFVLTHIQDYAAALVQIIRALRPGGILGATAWGSGTTKVSEVWKSTIRQYVDPEAVQKEFDRIIPWDELFSESKHIVEAFKSAGFVDVKVETKDYLISVDLQEYIATKIGSIEGTIVRDNLTEEGWKEFLGQLLFSLQEQFPDGIKYTRNVHFVSGRKPV